The sequence below is a genomic window from Rhinopithecus roxellana isolate Shanxi Qingling chromosome 19, ASM756505v1, whole genome shotgun sequence.
ATCTCAGCCTGGCTCAATGGGGAAGCAGTGCTGGAGGTGGctccagaaaagcagagagagtGGAATGAGGATGACCAAGTCTgccccttcctttctcccctcaCTGTTGAGTGATGTAAACATGAGTTATTACCCTGCAGAGAGACAGTTGGCATGTTCACAACCATTTCTGAAAGCATATGGTATTCATGATGCACAGGAAGATAGGATTTGAGGCATCTGGAGAGGTAGCAGAAGAGCTGACACGTAGGGAGAAACAAAAATCTTTTGCTACCCTTGAAGCCACACACACTCCCAGAGCCAGTCCTGCCGTGACGGGCACTTACACTCTTAGCAGAGAGCCCAGACACTGTTAATCAGCCTGAGTTTCCAGCTCTGTCAGTCCAGCTGCGTTTAGAGCCCACAGAGTGGCTTTGGGGTGGAGTGAGGCTGTGAGGCCACTCTGGTCCCCACAGGGCTCAGGAATGGAGTGATTTGTGGAGTGAAAGCCCGTtcaccttttcttttccctcGCAAAGTTCGCAGCATTTGTAAGATCTTAGCCATGAAAGCCGTCCGCAACAATCGCCTAGGTTCTGCCCTCTCTTGGAGCATCCGTGCTAAGGATGCTGCCTTTGCCACGCTTGTGTCAGACAGGTGGGTACTGCTGGTGTTGGCTTCCCAGGGACTGGGTGGTTGAGGTGGGCCTGAGACTACTGCTCTGATGTCTGGGCTGGCCCTGCAGGTTCCTCAGGGATTACTGTGAGCGAGGCTGCTTTTCTGATTTGGATCTCATTGACAACCTGGGGCCAGCCATGATGCTCAGTGACCGACTGACATTCCTGGGTGAGTCCCTGGGTTTTGTGCCCTGTGCTTTGGACACAAGTGGGTAGTTGGGGAGGTTGGAGGGATCATATCAGACTTCTCCCAGCGCTTCCTTCATATATTCCCATTGCATCAGTGGCCCCAGAAACATCCTCCATCATGTCCAGGATTGTGAGTTTGGCTGTCACATCTCCTTAGTGCCTCCAtgtttctgtctgtctttttttttttttttttttttgagacagaatcttactcgctttgtggcccaggctgccaggctggagtgcagtggcatgatctcagctcactgcaacctccacctcctgacttcaagcgattctcctgcctcagcctcccaggtagctgggactacaggcatgcgccaccatgcccggctaattttttgtatttttagtagagatggggtttcattatgttggccaagcttgtctcgaactcctgacctcaagtgacccgcccactttggcctcccgaagtacggggattacaggcgtgagctactgcactggGCCAGTgcctccatgtttttttttttttttttttaagatggagtctcactctgtctcccaggctaaagtgcacaatcccggctcactgcaacctccacctcccaggttcaagcaattctccctcttcagcctcccaagtagctgagacaacaggtgcatgccacaatacctggctaatttttatatttttagtagagatggggtttcactatgttggccaggctggtctcaaaatccggacctcaggtgatccacccacctcggcctcccaaggtgctgggattacaggcataggcatgagccactgcacctggcctagtcaATCTATTTTAATCCATGACTATTGTTGTGTATTTTGACTCTGATGTTTCCCCAGATTTGGCTCTTTGGAGTTCTTCCAAGTCTGCTTTGAACGCTCTTGGTCTGTATCTCATTGGGGCCTATGAGTTTGGAGATAGAAAAAATCTCCTGCTCTGTGCAGCGGCTGGTCTGtggtttttcttctcttgtttagGGCCAGGGTGACTTTTGTAGGTGTCACTTGGGCAATTTGGGGGAATATGCACGTTACCTAGTACTCTTGTTTCGCCATAGGAAAGTATCGCGAGTTCCACCGTATGTACGGGGAGAAGCGTTTTGCCGACGCAGCTTCTCTCCTTCTGTCCTTGATGACGTCCGGGATTGCCCCTCGGTCTTTCTGGATGACTCTGCTAACAGATGCCCTGCCCCTTTTGGAACAAAAACAGGTGAAGGTTGCAGCAGGGTGGTTTTCTTTGCTTGTCAGTCCCTGCTGGAGCTTAGTTGTGTAGCTGTTGGCAACGTGCGTGTTTCCTCCCTTGAAGTTCTGCCTGCGCACGTGTGTTCCCCTTAACACCCTCTGGAATTCCAGACTCACACAGGAAACACTGTGTGATTTGAAATGAGGTCTTCCTATACAAAGCACACTGTTGCGAAAGGCATGAAAGGAAGAACGTCCGAACATGGGCCCCTGCCCCAACCAGTGTaggcctgggctgggggcagCCAAGCAAGGCAGGCTTTCTTCCCTAGGTGATTTTCTCAGCAGAACAGACTTACGAGTTGATGCAGTGTCTGGAGGACTTGACGTCAAGAAGACCTGTGCGTGGAGAATCTGATATCCAGCAGCTCCAGGTCATTTTCACTTCTGGGCTGATGGTTCCACGTGGAGGTGGGAAAAGGCTCCCTGTATCTCAgtcttccccttccctccagaAACACTGGCTCCTATGGACACATGTGCCTCTGTTCCCCTTAACCTGTGTCATTCACACACCACCTTCTTTTAGGAGGAAATGAGGGATTCTAGTGTTCTGAGCTCTACATTTTGCTGTTTCCTGTTCATCATTTCCAGTATGGCCCTTTGGTATTGCTTTCTTTTATATTGATAATTTTCTGGAAGCTACTATGAGTGTTAAGTGCTCTCTACCTTTGGATTAGCTAGAACCTTCGGGAGTGTGAAAGGGCTCCTTCCTGCTCTTGTCTCATGCTGGCGCTCTCTGCTTTGCAGGATGAGGACATAGAAACCACCAAGGTGGAAATGCTGAGACTCGCTCTGGCACGAAATCTTGCTCGGGCAATTATAAGAGAAGGCTCACTGGAAGGTTCCTGAGAACTGCTTCATTGTGGTATCTTTGTATGGCAAtgtatatagattttttaaaggaataaatgtGTTGCAAATGTAGGTTCTTAAGAGTCCACCCAGGGAGCTTATCTGTCCAGTCTGAACCTGAGGTAATAAGATTAAAAAAtgcttgttttatgttttttttttttttttttttttgagacagtcttgcactgttgcctgggctcgagtgcaatggtgccatctcagctcactgcagcctctgcctcccaggttcacgtgattctcctgcctcagcctcccaagtagctggaattataggtgcacaccacatccagctagtttttttgtttttttgagacggagtctcgctctgtcccccaggctggggtgcagtggccggatctcagctcactacaagctctgcctcccaggttcacgccattctcctgcctcagcctcccgagtagctgggactacaggtgcccgccacctcgcccggctagttttttgcattttttagtagagacggggtttcacggtgttagccaggatggtctcgatctcctgacctcgtgatccacccgtctcggcctcccaaagtgctgggattacaggcttgaaccaccgcgcccggctttttgtatttttaatagagacgggttttcactgtgttggccagactgatctcaaactcctgaccttgtgatctgcccaccttggcatctcacagtgctgggattacaggcgtgaaccaccgcacccagccttatcTTATGTTCTATTTGATGTGGAACTGTCCTCCTGTGCCTTCTTAGATATAAGAAACCACCCCCCAGGTctggcgccgtggctcacgcctgtaatcccagccctttgggaggatCCCTcaaccccaggagtttgagaccagcctggacaacgtagggagacttcatctctgtttaaaaaaaaaaaaaaaaagaaacccccaaAGTTATGGTGACTACAGTGTCTTGGAAATTTGAAGAACCCTTGGTGGTATAGGTGGTATACTTGTGCTTCTGAAATCTTGCCTCACCTCTTCTGCAACACTTAACATTTTGGTTATTTAGTTCCCTTAAAATATAAGCATACAGGAACCTGCACTTTTAACAGAAACCTTTGGCAGTTCTATCACAGGCTATCCACTCACGTATATCTGGAATTCAGAGGTGGCACCTTTTCCTCCATCAGGGTGAATGGGCGTCTCTATTAGGAAGATTCCAAGTACAGtgaaaatggttttatttaacATGCAGCAAAACAAGGGCAGCAGAGTTGGTATAGCCAGTACAGCCATTTGCCACGAAGCATTGACCTCAATAGTAACGAGTAACACTCAAATAATTGTAATGTCTAGAGCGTAATAGAAAGTTCCATTTCCACAGAGTAATTCCAGACATTCCCAGGGCTGCAGCAGCCAGTCTCTGGAAAGCTCTTGGATTTGTTCTTTAGTGAAAAATGATTCACTTTTGACCTGTCCTGTTCTAATGAAGCAGTGAAACCTGCTTGCTAAAGACAGCGAGGGGCAGGGAAGGGGTATGACTTCTTGATCCATAGGAAGAAATAAGGAAGCCTGGCAAAGGGGCAGGGAGGAACCAGGGAACGTGGTCTGTGCCACCTTCCTTTCTCCCAGAGATGTCCGATTGCTGAGCTTGTTCACCTGAGCTCTGCAAGCTTCCCCGTGTCTATGGCagctggtgatttttttttttttttttttgtgagggagGCTTGGAATCCCTGTCCCAGGATCACATCCAGCAGCCAGAGTGGCCAGGACAAGCTGGCTGAGGCCAAGCACTGTTTAAGCAATAGGGTCTGTTGACTCGGCTCAAGTGTGGCCCCTGATCTCATCACCTCCAGACCCAGCATCTCGCTGACAGTGCCCCTCAGGAGCTGGGGAACAGTCGAGGTTTCTGGGCAGCACATTAAGACATATGTCTAGTGTAACATTTGTGATCCTGAGGCCTCCTGTGTCCAGCCACGGGTGCCACACCACATGCCATCTGGTGAGAGGAGAGGGAGGCCAAAGCAGTGGGACGCAGAGTGGCGGGAGATTGTAAGGGGAGGATAGCAGTTTATTTCATGCCAAGCAAGAGGTAGTCAGTAGGATGGCCTGTCCCCACGGCTGGAGGCACGCTTTTCCCAGAAAGCTGAGTACCTGCTTCTGGAGAAGGGGAAACACTGGCTCTCCTCATTTTCCTTCCTATCCCTAGTTGGGCCTGTCATGAGGCCAAATTCCATGTCCTGCCAAGATGTCCATAGGACATAGCCTGCCACTGCCAGGGATAAGCACACAACTCATTACTCCGTGGCCATTCTAGGATGATGCTGTCCaccagaggcagggctggggactTTGCAGTATGCCAGTTCCTTATTCGGGCCAGGTATCTTCCTCAGCCACTGAGCTTGGCCCACCTCCCTGGGGATGGCAGCAGGAACTGGCTGGCGGGGGAAGCATAGAATTGCAAAAGGGCTGCGGCCCCTTGGGCTGTGCAGCTGTCAGGTGTGAGGATGTGGCTCTTGTGGGGAGTGAGCCGTGACAGCCTCCCTTTAGagtctcccacccccaccccggtGGCTTCAGTGAATGCcagtagaaagaagaaaacaccTACGCCAAGCCTGGGGTCCATGTTCCCGGGACAGCAGTGAAGTCAGGGGCCACTCCCCACCCCTGACAGCATATGGCCACTTCAAGTCACACAGGTAGATAAAAACAGGTCCTTTTAGGGGCCAAAGGAGAGGTTACCACAGCAGCAATTTGGTTCCCAGCAGAAATGCCCAGGGCCCCCGTTCCACATCAAAGCTACAAGCACTGTCGTCAGGGCATGGAGAGTGACGGGACCAGAGCCCTCCGGGTCTCAGGGCAGCCTGCCTGGCTTCAAGGTGGAGATCACAGCATCCTCTGGGGTCATAGGTTCCCCCATTGCTCCACAGGAGGGAACTGGTCCACCTCGCCCACCTCTGTGCTCAGCTGCTCCCCAAGGGCGAAGGTCAGCTTATACCGAAGCCGCACCTTCTCCTGTGACAGAGGGCAGCAAGTGAGATCCAGCCCGGGCGGCCCCTCAGCAGGACGTCCTCTACTCTGCTACCCTCTCTGTGCTACAGGAATGGTCCCTTTTCCCCACAACCCCCAACCATGCTCAGCTGCTTAACCTAAGGCAGCAAAGGGAAGTGTCCATCCTGTAGTCAAAACACTTCCGGCTGGGAGGTGGTGGTCCTGAGGTCCTAATCTGGGGCAGTTGGGGCCTCAGGCTGGGACCCTGGGTTCTTTGCTGCTCACCTTCAGTGGATTGGCCAGCAACATGACCTGGGTGATGGCTGCAGGTGGCTGGATGGGGCTAAATGGAGAGAGTTCTGTCCCAGAGGGTGGCTGCAACTTCACTTTCATTgactaaagagagagagaagctccTTTGAAGACAGCTAGCAGGTGCCCCAGATGGAACCCACAGTGCACATACACACTGCCACCTGCTGGCTGCAAAGGCCTCCACACAATAGGGTCAAGCTAAAGCCGTTTTGGCCCCAGGGAGACACTAGTACCTTGGGCACTGCAGCCTGCAGCACGATGCTCTTGACAGGCAAAGGAGCTGTGTTCAGCATagacaccaccaccaccagcacgtCAGGTCGTCCTGGAGGACACTCCTTGGCAAAGTGGAAGAGGATGCGGAAGCCGTTTTTATCATaggctgtgatgggaagggcaCTGCCTGCAAGAACGTGGCACGTGGGTGTGGGAGGAGCAGCACCCGAGACACCCAGCAGAGCCCTGGCGGTGAGGGGACCAAGGCTACTCCGTGGCCATGATGAATCCAATGCTTCCTTACGGAATCTGGGAGGGGCGCTCAGTGAGGAGCTTAAGGGCGAGAATGCAGGCAGGGAGGACTGCCTGGCTCTAAGGGACCCCCTGCAAACAGTGCCTGGATCCACCCATCGCATGTCCTACAGCTCTGTGGCTGTAGGCCCCACTGCCCTGCCCACCTCAAGCCTCCAACACCTACTAGGCTTGATCGATTCCAGGGGCACGTGGATGCTGGCCAGGGAGAGCTCAGGCCCCTTCAGGGGGCTGCCCTGGGACTGGAAACTCAGCGGCTGGAAGAGCGGGCTGCCAGGCCCCGTGGAAAAGGGCAGGAGAGGCCtggctggggtggtggtggggatgaGAGGGGAGGTGGCAGGCTTCACCAAGCCTGAGGTCCTGGGAGATGGGAAGGATGGAAGGCACATCAGAGAGCCAGCCAGAGCTGCAGGACTGACCCTCACCCAAGGCCCCTGGCCATGCTCTTACCCAGGCCCACCCCTTGCCTTCCAGCCTGACTGATGGGACTACAAGGCACCCCCACCCCCTTCAAAGTTAGCTCTGGCTCTGACACATTCAGGCCCAACCCCACATCTCCTCCCACTCATTACACTTTGGCTCTTCTAGAAGCTGATCGAGGGCATCCAGGTGGTGCAACACGCTGTCACCCAATGCCAAGCCATGGTGCCCAGGGACTGCAGGCTCAACTTTTGGGGCCAAGGCTGGGGCCACTCCAGTAGAAAACAAGAAGGAGCCCGCACTGGGGGCAGGAACactggctgggaccacaggagctgGGAAGGGAGGCGGCAGTGGAGCTTGGGAGCTGCTTGAGGAGGGGGCTGAAGGCTGGAGAAGCGGAGCGTCGGAGGTGCCACAGGCAGCGGTCCCTGGCCTGGGGCTGAAGAAGTCCAAGTCGGACTGCTCCCTCTGTGAGCAATGGAAAAGGTGGTGAGCCAAGGGCTGGCGGGGAGGGCCTGCTGCTGGAGCGGGGCACAGCCCTCCAAGGACCGCACAGAAGACAGCCCCGGAAACACTCATTGTTCCCCGCTGCAGCTGGCAGGCTCTGGAGGGGAAAGACAGCTACCTGTAGCCCAGGAGACATGACACTGGAAAGTGGAGGTCCTTGGCACAGTAGTGCTGTCACCGATCCTGTGCCCCTACCTGGAGCAGGTGCCACTGGCTGTTCCCAGCTGACTCTTTGGGAGGGACATTAGGGGCTGGGTCGGCGAGGCCTgacaacagagaagaaaactggatGAGAAGAGACTGAGCTGGGCAGCCCTAGCCCCGCCTTGCCTGAGGAGGGGTCAGGTGACAAGTGACATCAATGGGTGAAGGCACAGGGAGAAGCTGTTCTGCAGGCAGCCTCCAGAGGGGAATGAAGCCCTCCAGTCCATGATGCAGAAGTGGGGGGTTTGTGGGGCAGGGtgcagggcaggaggcagagtCCACCGGGAGGATGGCCCTGGGGCCCTCAGGGTTGCTGAACTTCACTGACTACCTACAACTCAGGGCTCTTTGCTCACCTCAACAGTCACACTGGGGCCCCACTCAGGACTCCTTCTAATTCCACATACCCTTCTTCCTCCCAGATCCCTGCGGGCCGTACCCAAGCAGAGCAGCTCCTCGTCCAGCAAGGAGAGGGCGTTGCTTGTGCTGTTGGGCCCTGGGGTGGCCTCGGCCTGGCTAGAGGAGCGGCTACATGGAGGTCCTGAAGCCTGGGGTGGTGGAGGGAGGATTGGGATGCCTGAGGAGGGTGGAGTGGGTGCTGAGGCCAACACGGAGGACAAACTGTTTGTCGTGTCCAGCTCGGCAAGGTCGATGAGCGTGCCTTGGTTACTGCACTGACTGTTTCCTGGATGGGTCAACAGAGCGGAACAGGAATAATCAGGGGTCTTCTAGTGGCTGTGTGGCAGGAGGCAGCACCTTAGGCACAGTGGTTACTGCTCCAGCCTCTGGCCTAATCCAGTGGCATCTCTGCCAGGGGATGCTGCAAAGCAAGCCTGAGAAAGCAGGCGGGGAAATTCCCACCCACATCTCCAGGCCTCCGGGAAGCTGAAGGACTGCTTGGAATGGCAAAGAACCCCCTTGGGCCTTGTGCAACACCACGCTGGCCAGCCTACACCCACAGCTTCATGGTCGTGACCTGAGGCTGGTCTGGAGGAGTCTAGAGTTGGGGACCAGAGCATCTCACCTTCCGAGTCAGGCAGGGTTAAGGTGGCCACCTCGCCATTGATGACGTGCCCTTCAATAATTGTTTTGTAAGAGTTGATGACCCGGGAGAGGTTGTCACTGGCCTGCAGGATGTCCCCTGGAGCAGGAAAGAGAGACTTCTCACTCCTGTTGTGACAGTTCCCACCCACGTATCCAAACGCCTGGCTCATCCCTGACAGTTGCTCTTTCACTCACCCAAACTGTTATCATTGTCCTCAGTCTCACTGGCGAGTTTAAATAAAGTCCGCCTCTTGTTCTCACACCGATCAAACAGCTCCTGAAAGAGACTCAGACATAAACATCAAACCACACAGGCCCTTAGAGATCATCCAATTCATTCAGGGTTCACACCCAGAAAATGACGGGGATCTGCCATTGCCAGGGTCAGTTACCAgcagagctgggaccacagcgcACGTCTTCTTGCCAccagccaccaccacaccacgTCACCCAGGATGTTGGTTTAGGTAGCAGTCACCAAGATGGATGAAGGGAAGTCAGTCCCCTCCTGCCTTCCAGGCTGGCATGTTCCTCAGAACTCAAAATACCCACCCAACATGGCCTGCACCACATGGGCATCAGGGTCACAAGGAAGCCTCTCTGTCTCAACGTCcccaaggcaggaaggaaaggcagagagCAGGGGTGAGCACCGAGGGCGTGGTCTCTGGAGTCAGACTCAGGTTTCCATCCAGCCCTTACACCCTAGGCAAATCAGCTGATCCCAGGCAGCAAATGGGGACACCACTCTCTACTGACGTGGCTGCTGTGCAGATGAGTAAGGTCATGAATACGCTGCCAAGTGCACAGCCTGTGTCTCTGAGAAGGCAGGTGCTCAGCAAATGCCGGctgagctcctggagggcagcGTAGCCCCAGGAGGCAGCCTTTGCCGTCGGCAGTCCTACCTTCATCAGCTCTCTGTCCCCGTCCGAAGAGTCCTCCTGGCTGTAATGAAGCAGCATCTCATTGAGCAGTCTCACGTTGTTGTTAACTTCTTCTAACGTGTGCAGACGCTTGGTCACCTTCTGGATCCGTGCCTCATCCTGCCCCAATGAAGAAGATCAGGAGAAAGAGAGCTTCACTTGACTGTCTTTCCACTTCCGCCAGGTCATACCTTACCCCACGACACAAGCGCAGAGGCACGGAAGCTCCTTCCACTGTTGGGTGCCTGGGGCCCAGTCTACACTTCTGCTTTCACATCCCTGCTCCCGTCCCACTCCTCTCTTCTGTGCTCCCGTGGAAGCTATTGtgctcctcctcccactctcagCCTCCGGGGCACAGGTAGGGCAGCTGGCAGCAGGGGAGAACAAAACAGGCCCGTGTCCAGGGGCAAAGAGGCTTCTGCTGTGTGGTCATGGGTTCCTCCACCCCGTGCCTGAAGGACCAGGGCCCACTCACTTCCTTCACCATGGACTTGATGAGCTTGTTGGCCTCTTGCAGATCATCTGGGTTCTTGCTTTTCAGCAGCTTGGCTAAAAGCTGAGAGAGGAGGAAATCAGAGGTGAAGGGAAGAGGCAGCATCCCTACCCCAGGGAGACGCCAGAGAGCTCCCCGCAGCACAGTGCAAACCATATTGCCCTGGTGCTACCCCCTCTCATCTGAGAAAATCCCAGGCCCAGGGTGCTCTTTACCTTAGACTTCTCCTCATCATCAAAAACAGGGTTTTTGGGACGAGGTGGTGGAGAGGGGATCAGCGTCCTGTCCACAGGAATTGGTGGGTCAGACTGCACTATGCCTGAAAGGGGACATGGCAGCACGTGCACTCAGGCTGTGGTCACCTTGTCACCCCTCCTCATACACCAAGGGCCACGTCCCTGTGATCAAGACCTGCAAAGGGTAGCAGGGTGGAGGGCAGGTTGCTACACTTTATCCCATCCAACCCGACTCAGCCTTGCCTGGGGACAAATGCTGTTCACTTCAGGAGGGACTGTGGGGATCCCAaaccttcccttctctcctggcCTGGGCCAGCCTTCGAGGGCTGCCTGGAGGCTGTGGGCAGGCAGACACGTACCCTGTCTCTTCAGCATGTGGTAGGCATCTTTGATCTTTGCTTCTTCTGGCAGGGCCATGGTCCAGCTGTACAGCAGCTCAATAACCTTAGTCTTCACTTTCTCAGACACCCTGTCCCCCAGGTACTacatggcaagagaaaatgagaggacCTAGTAACTGCAGTTTTGAGGCAAAGAAAGTGTAAGGCTCCCTTCACAGCAATGCCATGGCTGCTCAGCAGCTATGGTCCTACTCAAAATCCgcaggtgggccgggcgcggtggctcaagcctgtaatcccagcactttgggaggccgagacgggcggatcacgaggtcaggagatcaagaccatcctggctaacatggtgaaaccccgtctctactaaaaatacaaaaaactagccgggcgacctggcgggtgcctgtagtcccagctactcgggaggctgaggcaggagaatggcgtgaacccgggaggcggagcttgcggtgagctgagatccggccactgcactccagcctgggcaacagagcaagactccgtctcaaaaaaaaaaaaaaaaaaaaaaatccgcagGTGTCCAAGTGTGTGTGAGACAGCGTGGGGAGGGGAAGGACCGCCCTGTGGTGTGGTTGTGTCCATCTGGATAGTGTGTGGATAGGCAGGGGACCAGGAGGTCATCACTGCATTTTCACGCACAAGTTGCCAGAAACAAACTGCATTTTATCTTGAGGGTGTTTATGAGAATGTCTTTAGCATGAAAAAGTATTCCCTCTGCTTTAAGTGGGGGCCCAGAGCTGTGCCACACCAGCGTGCAACAGAACATGGCCAGCTGAGCATCGGAGCAATGACGGAGGCCAGCTCCCCGTATCCACGTGAGACAGGCCAAGAAAACCCACAAAACCCACAACTGCCGTGTGCTGGGAGCCTAGAGTCCCATACTACATGGGCCCTCACCTTGGACAAACACACAGCCACTGCCACATCACCTGTCAGATTTGGGTTGTGGGCGCTTCAGAAAAAACTGCCAGTCCCTGTGGCCTGTTTGGTCATCCCGTTACCTCCAGGGCCTAGCTCTCTAAGACACGAATAATCTCAGTTCCTTGGAGATGTTGGATGGGCAGTGAAAGCCAGTATGATGGGAGATGGGAATAACACAAAAGAAGTCCCTAAGAGCGAGGAATCTGCCGCTGACTGACCTTTGGAGAGACGACTTTGATTAACTCATTCAAAAAGCGGAACTTCCCCACTTCGTTATGAAATCTCCTCCCACAGTTCTTCATGCACGCCTCCAGCACCTGTAGCCACACAGAGGAGAG
It includes:
- the GGA3 gene encoding ADP-ribosylation factor-binding protein GGA3 encodes the protein MAEAEGESLESWLNKATNPSNRQEDWEYIIGFCDQINKELEGPQIAVRLLAHKIQSPQEWEALQALTVLEACMKNCGRRFHNEVGKFRFLNELIKVVSPKYLGDRVSEKVKTKVIELLYSWTMALPEEAKIKDAYHMLKRQGIVQSDPPIPVDRTLIPSPPPRPKNPVFDDEEKSKLLAKLLKSKNPDDLQEANKLIKSMVKEDEARIQKVTKRLHTLEEVNNNVRLLNEMLLHYSQEDSSDGDRELMKELFDRCENKRRTLFKLASETEDNDNSLGDILQASDNLSRVINSYKTIIEGHVINGEVATLTLPDSEGNSQCSNQGTLIDLAELDTTNSLSSVLASAPTPPSSGIPILPPPPQASGPPCSRSSSQAEATPGPNSTSNALSLLDEELLCLGLADPAPNVPPKESAGNSQWHLLQREQSDLDFFSPRPGTAACGTSDAPLLQPSAPSSSSSQAPLPPPFPAPVVPASVPAPSAGSFLFSTGVAPALAPKVEPAVPGHHGLALGDSVLHHLDALDQLLEEPKTSGLVKPATSPLIPTTTPARPLLPFSTGPGSPLFQPLSFQSQGSPLKGPELSLASIHVPLESIKPSSALPITAYDKNGFRILFHFAKECPPGRPDVLVVVVSMLNTAPLPVKSIVLQAAVPKSMKVKLQPPSGTELSPFSPIQPPAAITQVMLLANPLKEKVRLRYKLTFALGEQLSTEVGEVDQFPPVEQWGNL